In Chryseobacterium gotjawalense, the following are encoded in one genomic region:
- a CDS encoding MFS transporter — MPKKIKPNLSIAQIVNMSMGFLGIQMAFGLQNGNASRILANFGADVHELSWFWLVAPITGLLVQPIIGHMGDNTWSPLGRRKPYFLIGAVLCAVGLVFLPNAASVTMMMGASVLLLAVIFLAMMDASINVAMEPFRALVGDMLPKHQGTLGFSVQTILIGVGAVIGSEMPNWLTKMGVSNVAPDGFVADNVIYAFYVGAAVLILSIVYTIVTTKEYSPQEFEDFSDEEPSTEKSKFSDIFKDFAKIPPLMKKLGAVQFFSWFALFTMWVFTTSALATHHFGLSPDDTKSLEFNKAGDLTGHLFGLYNLFAIPFAFLLTPIAKKIGKKQTHALALFCGGLGLISMFFIKDVNMLWMSMVGLGFAWASILAMPYAMLIDAIPQRKMGVYMGIFNFFIVMPQIINGIFGGPIVKSLFGNMAMDYVVVGGVCMLIAAAVTMFLIKGEGKETAEEIEEEIRQVHF; from the coding sequence ATGCCAAAAAAAATAAAACCAAATCTCTCCATCGCTCAGATTGTGAACATGAGTATGGGATTTCTCGGAATTCAAATGGCCTTTGGATTACAAAACGGAAACGCAAGTAGAATCCTCGCCAACTTCGGGGCTGATGTTCATGAACTTTCCTGGTTCTGGCTCGTTGCGCCGATCACGGGATTGCTCGTACAGCCGATTATCGGACACATGGGCGACAATACGTGGAGTCCGCTCGGCCGCAGAAAACCTTATTTTTTAATTGGTGCGGTTTTGTGTGCTGTGGGATTGGTTTTCCTTCCCAATGCCGCTTCGGTTACGATGATGATGGGTGCCAGTGTTTTACTCTTAGCCGTGATTTTCCTTGCGATGATGGATGCTTCCATTAATGTTGCTATGGAGCCTTTCCGTGCTTTGGTTGGCGATATGTTGCCGAAACATCAGGGAACGTTAGGATTTTCTGTTCAGACGATTTTAATTGGTGTGGGTGCGGTAATCGGATCCGAAATGCCGAACTGGCTGACGAAAATGGGAGTTTCTAATGTGGCGCCAGACGGTTTTGTGGCAGATAATGTGATTTATGCTTTTTACGTTGGTGCAGCCGTTTTAATCTTATCAATTGTTTACACGATTGTAACCACCAAAGAATATTCACCTCAGGAATTTGAAGATTTTTCTGATGAAGAACCGAGTACGGAAAAATCTAAATTTTCAGATATTTTTAAAGATTTTGCGAAGATTCCACCATTGATGAAAAAATTAGGCGCAGTTCAATTCTTCTCGTGGTTTGCTTTATTTACCATGTGGGTTTTCACCACCAGTGCTTTAGCGACGCATCATTTCGGCCTTTCTCCTGATGATACCAAATCTTTAGAATTTAATAAAGCCGGAGATTTAACCGGACATTTATTTGGGCTGTATAATTTATTTGCGATTCCATTTGCCTTTCTCCTAACACCGATTGCAAAGAAAATTGGTAAAAAACAAACCCATGCTTTGGCTCTTTTTTGTGGAGGTCTGGGACTAATTTCAATGTTCTTTATAAAAGATGTTAATATGCTTTGGATGTCGATGGTCGGACTGGGATTTGCGTGGGCAAGTATTTTAGCGATGCCTTATGCAATGCTCATCGATGCGATTCCACAAAGAAAAATGGGTGTTTATATGGGGATTTTTAATTTCTTTATTGTAATGCCACAGATTATCAACGGGATTTTTGGTGGTCCAATTGTGAAAAGTTTATTCGGAAATATGGCGATGGATTATGTTGTTGTCGGCGGAGTTTGTATGCTGATTGCAGCTGCCGTAACCATGTTTTTAATTAAAGGTGAAGGAAAAGAAACTGCAGAAGAAATTGAAGAAGAAATTAGGCAAGTCCATTTTTAG
- a CDS encoding SusE domain-containing protein, whose product MKNILKLLMVFLLPLLLINACRDDADRDWTSPEPTFKLYDTTLGANTLYPSMENNPFILTWDNATTGSGSYSVVISATSDFKNKVELAKSDTNTLKTTIGALNTAMLQAGLSPYLPQNAYVRIERGTEVSNTVSFSVTAYPTGKPVITSPTAGSALVLDAAKPTVTATTFKWTDYTYGVNVSYKVEIAASGTTAFLLVGNVQNVKELAVSNFDLNELASKLSLPVNVASSVDVRVTAISESAGGVISKTSDVVTFKLTPYKPDFKALYIVGGATAAGWEASNAQLLYQNQNISEIYTYLENNGEFRFLGQQDWNPINYSLNADGIKDDYKYFATWSANLEVSGNENIKFTGNSGMYKITIDQNTKSITVTPSSNPALPTNVYLVGSIQGWNAGAAISMDQVGDGVFEHTIAIPADGEFKFLGQQDWSGLEWGNIHTGGNSGYLGPNGDNNNIKYVGTGGLYKITANIKMGTYKVTPL is encoded by the coding sequence ATGAAAAATATTTTAAAATTATTGATGGTATTTTTGTTGCCATTGCTTTTAATCAACGCGTGTAGAGACGATGCAGATAGAGACTGGACTTCTCCAGAACCTACTTTCAAACTCTACGACACTACGTTGGGTGCCAACACGCTCTATCCGTCGATGGAAAATAATCCGTTTATTTTAACTTGGGATAATGCTACAACAGGATCCGGAAGTTATTCGGTGGTGATTTCTGCAACTTCAGACTTTAAAAATAAAGTTGAACTTGCAAAATCAGATACCAATACATTGAAAACAACGATTGGTGCTTTGAATACGGCAATGCTTCAGGCAGGACTTAGTCCTTATTTGCCGCAGAACGCGTATGTAAGAATTGAAAGAGGAACTGAGGTTTCAAATACTGTTTCATTCTCAGTAACTGCTTATCCGACAGGTAAACCGGTGATTACCAGCCCAACTGCGGGTTCTGCTCTTGTTTTAGACGCAGCCAAACCCACTGTCACAGCAACTACTTTCAAATGGACTGATTATACCTATGGTGTGAATGTTAGTTATAAAGTAGAAATTGCTGCATCGGGAACAACTGCTTTTTTATTGGTAGGTAATGTACAGAATGTGAAGGAATTGGCAGTGTCTAACTTTGATTTGAATGAATTGGCATCAAAACTTTCTTTGCCGGTGAATGTAGCCTCCAGTGTTGATGTTCGGGTAACCGCAATCTCAGAATCTGCAGGCGGTGTAATTAGCAAGACTTCAGATGTGGTTACCTTTAAGTTGACTCCGTACAAACCTGACTTTAAAGCGCTATACATTGTAGGTGGTGCGACGGCTGCTGGCTGGGAGGCATCTAATGCGCAACTTTTGTATCAAAATCAAAACATCTCCGAAATCTACACGTATTTAGAAAATAACGGCGAGTTCAGATTCCTGGGACAACAGGATTGGAATCCGATCAACTACAGTTTAAATGCTGATGGAATAAAGGATGATTATAAATATTTTGCTACTTGGTCAGCTAACTTGGAAGTTTCTGGTAATGAAAATATCAAATTTACCGGAAACTCTGGAATGTATAAAATCACGATCGATCAGAATACGAAATCAATCACGGTGACTCCTTCTTCAAATCCTGCTTTACCAACCAATGTTTATTTGGTAGGATCAATTCAAGGTTGGAACGCTGGTGCAGCGATATCAATGGATCAAGTCGGTGACGGTGTTTTTGAGCATACGATTGCTATTCCAGCTGACGGTGAATTCAAGTTTCTTGGTCAGCAAGATTGGTCCGGTTTGGAATGGGGGAATATTCACACTGGTGGAAATTCTGGTTACCTCGGTCCAAACGGTGATAACAATAATATCAAGTATGTAGGAACTGGTGGTTTGTACAAAATTACAGCCAACATCAAAATGGGAACTTATAAAGTAACTCCACTTTAA
- a CDS encoding glycoside hydrolase family 13 protein produces the protein MKKILFFLLFSVLSFAQIQKVEPAFWWHGMKNPELQILVYGKNISTYPIELSDHIKIKEVTKTENPNYVFITVNTDEIKNSSFKINFKKGKKTVDSYTYELKNRKPGSAERNSFSSKDVMYLIMPDRFANGDPSNDSQPNLIEKANRSLPSGRHGGDLRGIINHLDYLQNLGVTALWLTPANEDNEKQTSYHGYAQTDLYKIDGRYGTNAEYLELSRELQKRGMMLIQDYVTNHWGISHWLIQDLPTKDWIHQFKDGEGKYGFKRSNYRTTSQFDTNVAQIDKDIALNGWFDTTMPDLNQKNPLVLKYLTQNAIWWIEYAELGGLRVDTYPYNDKTAMAKWAKAITDEYPKFNIVGEAWMYNPAHVSFWQKDSRIAEIENYNSNLPSVMDFTLFSDLPSALKEEDGWDKGMIKIYNSFGNDFLYPDINNILVFFENHDTERFNEIFKGDIRYYKMALTLMSTVRGIPQIYYGSEIGMRGDKNNGGDAEIRKDFPGGWKGDSQNAFNAKTQTPEQKEFHGFTQKLLNWRKGKDVIHSGKTKHYMPIDKVYVYFRYNDHEKVMVIINNNEKEQNLNLSRFAESLDGISKGKEVLSEKEIPVDSQNKLTVPPKSTLILELK, from the coding sequence ATGAAAAAAATACTGTTCTTTTTACTCTTTTCCGTTCTTTCTTTTGCCCAGATTCAAAAGGTAGAACCCGCTTTCTGGTGGCACGGTATGAAAAATCCAGAACTTCAAATCTTAGTGTACGGAAAAAATATTTCTACCTATCCAATCGAACTTTCGGATCATATCAAAATAAAAGAGGTAACGAAAACAGAAAATCCAAACTATGTTTTCATCACTGTAAATACCGATGAGATTAAAAATTCTTCCTTTAAAATTAATTTTAAAAAAGGAAAGAAAACTGTTGATTCTTACACCTACGAACTCAAAAACAGAAAACCAGGTTCTGCCGAAAGAAATTCTTTTTCTTCAAAAGACGTGATGTATCTCATAATGCCGGACCGGTTTGCAAACGGAGATCCCTCCAATGATTCGCAACCCAATTTAATTGAAAAAGCAAACCGTAGTTTGCCCAGTGGAAGACATGGCGGTGATTTGCGCGGCATTATCAATCATTTAGATTATTTGCAAAATCTTGGAGTCACCGCGCTTTGGCTAACTCCGGCAAATGAAGACAATGAAAAACAGACTTCTTATCATGGTTACGCCCAAACCGATCTGTACAAAATCGATGGTCGATATGGAACCAACGCAGAATATCTGGAACTTTCCCGTGAACTGCAAAAACGTGGAATGATGCTCATTCAGGACTATGTGACCAATCATTGGGGGATTTCGCACTGGCTGATTCAGGATTTACCGACCAAAGACTGGATTCACCAATTTAAAGATGGCGAAGGAAAATACGGTTTCAAAAGATCCAATTACAGAACAACTTCTCAGTTCGATACCAATGTGGCGCAGATTGACAAAGATATTGCCTTGAATGGTTGGTTTGATACGACAATGCCGGATTTGAATCAGAAAAATCCGCTCGTATTAAAATATTTAACCCAAAATGCTATTTGGTGGATCGAATATGCGGAACTGGGCGGTCTGCGCGTTGACACTTATCCTTACAACGATAAAACTGCGATGGCAAAATGGGCAAAAGCGATTACCGATGAATATCCGAAATTCAATATTGTAGGAGAAGCATGGATGTACAATCCTGCTCATGTTTCTTTCTGGCAAAAAGATTCCAGGATTGCAGAGATTGAAAATTACAATTCCAATCTGCCTTCTGTGATGGATTTTACCCTATTTTCAGACTTGCCTTCTGCTTTGAAAGAAGAGGACGGCTGGGACAAAGGAATGATTAAAATCTATAATTCTTTCGGCAACGATTTTCTGTACCCAGACATTAACAATATTTTGGTCTTTTTCGAAAACCATGATACAGAAAGGTTTAATGAGATTTTCAAAGGCGATATCCGTTATTATAAAATGGCATTGACTTTAATGTCAACTGTTCGCGGAATTCCACAAATCTATTACGGTTCTGAAATCGGAATGCGTGGGGATAAAAACAACGGTGGTGACGCAGAAATCCGAAAAGATTTTCCCGGCGGTTGGAAAGGGGATTCTCAAAATGCTTTCAATGCAAAAACCCAAACTCCGGAGCAAAAAGAATTTCACGGTTTTACCCAAAAACTGCTGAACTGGAGAAAAGGAAAAGACGTCATTCACAGCGGGAAAACAAAACATTATATGCCGATCGATAAGGTTTATGTTTATTTCAGATATAATGATCATGAAAAGGTAATGGTCATCATTAATAACAATGAAAAAGAACAAAATTTAAATTTAAGCCGTTTCGCAGAATCTTTGGATGGAATTTCTAAAGGAAAAGAGGTTCTTTCAGAAAAAGAAATCCCAGTAGATTCGCAAAATAAATTAACAGTCCCTCCGAAATCTACTTTGATTTTAGAATTAAAGTAA
- a CDS encoding nuclear transport factor 2 family protein — MKKIFSLLLLLILFNFSPSLFGQKKSIYEKVQKQNINKVLDDLNTFAATANFKNYFNLYAEESTFIGTDATEIWNKKEFMDYAKPHFDKGKAWNFTSLKRNISFSADGKYAWFDELLDTQMKICRGSGVLEKIGGKWKIKQYVLSMTIPNEVSNEVTKIKTPIEDLLISELKNN; from the coding sequence ATGAAAAAAATATTTTCCCTTTTGCTATTATTGATTTTATTCAATTTTTCGCCCAGTCTTTTTGGCCAGAAAAAAAGCATTTATGAAAAGGTTCAAAAGCAGAACATCAATAAAGTTTTGGATGATCTGAATACTTTTGCTGCAACTGCCAATTTTAAAAATTATTTTAATCTTTACGCCGAAGAATCCACGTTCATCGGAACAGATGCAACAGAGATCTGGAATAAAAAAGAATTTATGGATTATGCCAAACCCCATTTCGACAAAGGAAAAGCATGGAATTTCACTTCTTTAAAAAGAAACATCTCTTTCAGCGCTGACGGAAAATACGCCTGGTTCGATGAATTACTCGATACCCAAATGAAAATCTGCCGCGGTTCTGGAGTTCTCGAAAAAATCGGCGGAAAATGGAAAATCAAACAGTACGTTCTTTCAATGACCATTCCCAACGAGGTTTCTAATGAAGTAACCAAAATTAAAACACCTATCGAAGACCTTCTAATTTCAGAACTAAAGAATAATTAA
- a CDS encoding transposase: MEIKSPFHENFKFGQIYHLFTRVNGNELIFRKEDNYVYFLKQISKYLLPYLEIYAYCLVSQRLSLLVRFRPQNEIFNNLDLPERELSPEEEHKFLMQPVSNLLNSYSKAYNKIFQRKGALFIDYIKREKVDDEAQLKDIFKGIHQIPLQHRLVKSSEEWKYSSFKAYLDENRPTKVSRNFMMNFFENTQDLIQFHKVN, translated from the coding sequence ATGGAAATAAAATCTCCTTTTCACGAAAATTTTAAATTTGGACAGATTTATCATCTGTTTACAAGAGTGAATGGAAATGAGCTCATTTTTCGTAAAGAGGATAATTATGTTTATTTTCTGAAGCAAATTTCAAAATATTTGCTTCCTTACTTAGAGATTTATGCTTATTGCCTGGTTTCGCAACGTCTTAGTTTATTGGTCCGTTTTCGGCCTCAAAATGAGATTTTTAATAATCTTGACTTACCCGAAAGAGAACTTTCACCGGAGGAGGAGCATAAATTTTTAATGCAGCCCGTAAGTAATTTGCTCAATTCTTATTCAAAAGCATATAACAAAATATTTCAAAGAAAAGGTGCATTATTTATTGACTATATTAAAAGAGAGAAAGTGGATGATGAGGCACAGCTTAAAGATATTTTCAAAGGAATTCATCAGATTCCTTTACAGCACCGATTAGTGAAAAGTTCTGAAGAATGGAAATATTCCTCATTTAAGGCCTATTTAGATGAAAATAGACCGACTAAAGTCAGCAGAAATTTCATGATGAATTTTTTTGAAAATACGCAGGACCTGATACAGTTTCATAAAGTAAATTAA
- a CDS encoding type II toxin-antitoxin system RelE/ParE family toxin has protein sequence MIVSFGNKETDKIGNGIVSKKLPREIQEVARRKLRMINNSVDINDLRIPPANHLEKLKGRLKEFYSIRINSQWRIIFKWENGNAFEVKIVDYY, from the coding sequence ATGATTGTGTCTTTTGGAAATAAGGAAACGGATAAAATAGGGAACGGGATTGTTTCAAAAAAACTTCCGAGAGAAATACAAGAAGTGGCAAGAAGAAAATTGAGAATGATTAATAATTCAGTCGATATTAATGATTTAAGGATTCCGCCAGCAAATCACCTTGAAAAATTAAAAGGCAGGTTGAAAGAATTTTACAGCATCAGAATTAACAGCCAATGGAGAATTATTTTCAAATGGGAAAATGGAAATGCTTTTGAAGTTAAAATTGTTGATTATTATTAA
- a CDS encoding GLPGLI family protein, translated as MMKRTILFFILFMFSLHEAQTHQFIYELHFKGDSTKNKMDSIKVILEVGKEEVKFYDMEFLRIDSIRKNKNENWTTNSTSQQLMKRKKGSNTHQNYRDNLFDYYLIESKDEMKWEIFPETKKSADYQLQKAEVDFGGRHWVAWFCNEIPINEGPYKFQGLPGLIFEIEDTGNNYSYKLINSKKSEKELDTTEFLETHYGNKPIKITNQELNEVKLNYYNNPYSWAMTSTGTWSVNFGDGKIYNKKEDIPYLTRRTQEELRRNNNPIELDIALKYPLK; from the coding sequence ATGATGAAAAGAACAATTTTATTTTTTATTTTATTCATGTTTTCCCTTCATGAGGCGCAAACCCATCAATTTATTTATGAATTGCATTTCAAAGGCGATTCTACAAAAAATAAAATGGATTCCATAAAAGTTATTTTAGAGGTAGGCAAAGAGGAAGTCAAGTTTTACGATATGGAATTTTTAAGAATTGATTCCATCCGAAAAAACAAAAATGAAAACTGGACGACCAATAGTACGTCTCAACAATTAATGAAGAGAAAAAAAGGAAGCAATACCCATCAGAATTACAGAGACAATCTCTTTGATTATTACCTCATTGAATCCAAAGATGAAATGAAATGGGAAATTTTTCCTGAAACTAAAAAAAGCGCTGATTATCAATTGCAGAAAGCAGAAGTAGATTTCGGAGGAAGACATTGGGTTGCGTGGTTTTGCAATGAAATTCCAATTAATGAAGGTCCTTATAAATTTCAGGGATTGCCGGGTTTAATTTTTGAAATTGAGGATACAGGAAATAATTATTCCTATAAATTAATCAATAGCAAGAAATCAGAAAAAGAACTCGACACCACGGAGTTTCTGGAAACGCATTACGGGAATAAACCCATAAAAATCACCAACCAGGAGCTCAATGAAGTAAAACTTAATTATTACAATAATCCTTATTCATGGGCAATGACATCGACTGGAACATGGAGTGTAAATTTCGGTGACGGAAAAATTTATAATAAAAAAGAAGACATTCCTTATCTCACCAGGAGAACGCAGGAAGAACTTCGCAGAAATAACAATCCGATAGAATTAGATATCGCCCTTAAATATCCTTTAAAATAA
- a CDS encoding glycoside hydrolase family 97 protein, which produces MKNIKISVLFLLLGSFSLNAQSLKSPDGKFEMNFQLKAGVPYYDLKYQGKTVVEDSKLGLRLLRDGDIQFASEIEKKDQKGKDLDNAFTKTAEKFDTKNESWDPIMGEKKSYINHYNELAVTLNQDANDRHIIIKFRLFNDGLGFRYEFPEQKNLNYFIIKEEDTEIDLPTDMKAWWLAGDYDSQEYHTQTSNLSQVPALWPKSFDGNASQTLIKNAVQTPLMLKKEGKDQLYVNISEAAVINYPASNLELDAVNFKFKTHLTPDAQGAKGYIQTPAVSPWRTIIVSPKAEEVLASKMIFNLNEPTQYKDTSYIKPTKYMGVWWEMIIGKSQWAYSTANNVHIGKTDFSKLTPNGKHAANNTKVKEYIDFASANGFDALLIEGWNTGWEDWFGHSKEFVFDFITPYPDFDIKMLNDYAHSKNLKLMMHHETSGSATNYERWADDAFKLMNKYDYPSVKTGYVGNIIPRGEHHYSQWTINHYLRIAEKANNYKIMVNSHESVRPTGLNRTYPNWIAAEAARGTEFEAFGGNNPDHQTILPFTRFMGGPMDYTPGIFQTKLDYYFPGDTRFVKTTLAKQLALYVVMYSPLQMAADLPENYAKHMDAFQFIKDVALDWDDTKILSAEPGDYIHTARKTKGKDEWFVGGITDENARNFTVDFSFLPKGNKYEATIYADGDDADYIKNPQSYKIYKKTVTNKSKLPMKLARSGGYAISVKLLK; this is translated from the coding sequence ATGAAAAATATAAAAATATCCGTCCTTTTCCTTCTGTTAGGAAGTTTTTCTCTCAATGCACAATCTTTAAAATCTCCAGACGGAAAGTTCGAAATGAATTTTCAGTTAAAAGCCGGAGTTCCCTATTATGACCTTAAGTATCAAGGTAAAACAGTCGTTGAAGATTCTAAATTAGGATTAAGACTTTTGCGTGATGGCGATATTCAGTTTGCCTCAGAAATCGAAAAAAAAGATCAGAAAGGAAAAGACTTAGATAACGCATTTACCAAAACTGCAGAAAAATTTGATACCAAAAATGAATCGTGGGATCCGATTATGGGCGAGAAGAAATCCTACATCAATCATTATAATGAATTAGCGGTTACTTTAAATCAAGATGCAAATGATCGTCACATTATCATAAAATTCCGTTTGTTTAATGATGGTTTGGGTTTCCGATATGAATTTCCGGAGCAGAAAAACCTGAATTATTTCATTATTAAAGAAGAAGATACAGAAATCGATTTACCAACGGATATGAAAGCCTGGTGGCTCGCCGGTGATTACGATTCTCAGGAATACCACACACAAACCTCCAATCTCTCTCAAGTTCCTGCATTATGGCCAAAAAGTTTCGATGGAAACGCGTCTCAAACTTTAATTAAAAATGCAGTCCAAACTCCTTTAATGCTAAAAAAAGAAGGAAAAGATCAATTGTATGTTAACATTTCAGAGGCAGCGGTAATCAATTATCCAGCTTCAAATTTAGAACTCGATGCGGTGAATTTTAAATTTAAAACGCATTTAACGCCAGACGCTCAAGGTGCAAAAGGTTATATTCAAACGCCAGCTGTTTCTCCCTGGCGAACGATTATCGTGTCACCAAAAGCGGAAGAAGTTCTCGCTTCAAAAATGATTTTTAATCTCAATGAACCAACACAATATAAAGACACTTCTTACATCAAGCCAACAAAATACATGGGCGTTTGGTGGGAAATGATCATCGGAAAATCGCAGTGGGCCTATTCTACAGCAAACAACGTTCACATAGGGAAAACCGATTTTTCCAAATTAACACCGAACGGAAAACATGCCGCTAACAATACCAAAGTAAAAGAATACATCGACTTCGCTTCTGCTAACGGTTTTGATGCTTTACTCATCGAAGGGTGGAATACCGGTTGGGAAGACTGGTTCGGTCACAGCAAAGAATTTGTTTTTGATTTCATCACGCCTTATCCGGATTTTGATATCAAAATGCTGAATGATTATGCCCATTCTAAAAATTTAAAATTGATGATGCACCACGAAACTTCTGGTTCCGCGACAAATTATGAAAGATGGGCAGATGATGCATTTAAATTAATGAATAAATACGATTATCCTTCTGTGAAAACCGGTTACGTTGGAAATATTATTCCACGCGGCGAGCACCATTATTCACAATGGACCATTAATCATTATTTAAGAATTGCCGAAAAAGCGAATAATTACAAAATCATGGTCAACTCCCACGAATCCGTTCGTCCCACAGGTTTAAACCGGACTTATCCAAACTGGATCGCTGCCGAAGCTGCTCGCGGAACAGAATTCGAAGCATTCGGAGGAAATAATCCTGATCACCAAACCATCTTGCCATTTACCAGATTTATGGGCGGACCGATGGACTACACACCGGGAATTTTCCAGACCAAACTCGATTATTATTTTCCTGGCGACACCCGATTTGTGAAAACCACTTTGGCGAAACAGTTGGCGTTGTATGTCGTGATGTATTCTCCGCTTCAGATGGCGGCAGATTTACCTGAAAATTACGCCAAGCACATGGATGCTTTTCAGTTCATCAAAGACGTGGCCCTCGATTGGGATGATACCAAAATTTTATCTGCAGAACCTGGCGATTATATTCACACCGCACGTAAAACCAAAGGAAAAGACGAGTGGTTTGTCGGCGGAATAACTGATGAAAATGCCAGAAATTTCACGGTAGATTTCTCTTTCCTGCCAAAAGGGAACAAATACGAAGCCACAATTTATGCTGACGGCGACGATGCGGATTACATCAAAAATCCACAGTCTTATAAAATCTACAAGAAAACGGTCACCAACAAATCAAAGCTTCCCATGAAATTGGCGAGAAGCGGCGGTTATGCGATTTCAGTGAAACTTTTGAAATAG